ATGAACTTCTTTCCGTCGACGGACGGCGCGGGGACAGCGCCGCCGGCAGGAGAGGGACCATGCGGGCGTTCGATCTGGTGATCGTGGGCGGCGGGATCGGCGGGTCGGCCCTGGCGCTGACCATGGCGCGGGTCGGACGCTCGGTGCTGCTGCTGGAGCAGACCGAGGTCTATGAGGACAAGGTGCGCGGCGAGTGGATCGCGCCCTGGGGTGTGGACGAGGTCAAGCGCCTGGGGATCTACGACCTGCTGGTCGGGGCCGGCGGGCACCACATCACCCACCACGTCACCTATGACGAGACGCGCGACCCCGTGGCGGCCGAGGCCGAGCCCCTGCCGCTGTCGATCTTCCGCGAGGGTGTGCCGGGACCGCTGTGCCTGGGCCATCCTCACCACTGCCAGACCCTGTTCGACGCGGCGGGCGCGGCGGGCGCGGAGACCCGGCGCGGGGTGCGGGTGATCGAGGTCACGACGGGGGAGGCGCCCCGGGTGGCGTTCGAGCAGGACGGGACGCGGGAGGATGTCTCAGCGCGGCTGATCGTCGGGGCCGACGGCCGGACCTCGCAGGTGCGCGAGGCGGCCGGGATCGTGCTGCACCAGGACAAGCCGCACCACTGGTTCGCCGGGCTGCTGATCGAGGGGGCGGACGGCTGGCGGCCGGAGATGCAGGCCATCGGCACGGAGGGCGAATTCGGCTTCCTGGCCTTCCCGCAGGGGGGCGGCAAGGTGCGGGTCTATGGCGGCTATCCGCTGGACCAGGCGCAGAGGTTCAAGGGTCCCGGTGGGCCGCGGCGCTTCCTGGACGCCTTCGCCATGACCTGCAGCCCGGAGAACCGGCATCTGGTCGCCGGACGGCCGGCGGGACCGCTCTATTCCTATTTCAACGCCGACGCCTGGACCGACGCGCCCTATGCGGAGGGCGTGGTGCTGGTGGGCGACGCGGCGGGCTGGAACGACCCCATCCTCGGGCTGGGGCTGTCGATCACCTATCGCGACGTGCGGATCGTCAGCGACATCCTCAAGGCCGGCGACGACTGGAGCCCGGCGGCCTTCGCCAGCTACGGCGAGGAGCGGGCCGAGCGGATGCGGCGGCTGCGCTTCACCGCGAGCCTGCAGGCGACGATCGACATGGAGTTCGGCGAGACCGCGGCGGCGCGGCGGCTGAGCCTGTTCGAGCGGGCGGCCGCCGATCCCAGCCTGAAGCTGCATGCGGTGGCGGTGATGGCCGGGCCGGAGGCGGTTCCGGCCGAGATGTTCACGCCCGAGCACCGGGCGCGGGTCCTAGGGGAGGCGTGAGCTTGGATATCGAACTGTTCAACGCCCGCTGGCTGGCGGCCTGGACCGCCAAGGACGTGCCGGGCCTGGTGGAGTTCTACGCCGCCGACTGCGTCTACAAGGACCCGCAGACGGCCGACGGCCTGGTCGGGCGCGACGCCCTGGGCGGCTATCTGACCGGGCTGTTCGGGGCGACCCCGGCCATGACCTACACGCCCGACGAGGTGTGGCCGATCCCCGGCGGCTTCTGCGGGCGCTGGTACTGCGACATCGAAGGCGGAGCGCGGCTGCGCGGCTTCGACCTGGTGATCCTGAGGGACGGGCTGATCGCGCTCAACGAGGTCTATACGCACACGGTGAGCGCGTGAGCGTGCCCGACATCCGCCGGCCGGGCGAGATCGACGCGGCCTGGATGACCGCCATGCTGCAGCAGGCGGGGATCGACGCGGTGGTGCGGGGCCTGACCTCCAAGGGAGTCGGCACCGGGCAGATCGGCGACAGCGTGAGGTTCGTGCTGGACTATGAGCGCGGCGGCGAGGAGGCCCCGCGCTCAGTGGTGGGCAAGTTCCCGGCGGCCGACGACACCAGCCGGGCGACCGGGATCATGCTGGGCAACTACCTGCGCGAGGTGAACTTCTACCGGACCCTGGCGGCCAAGGCGCTGATCCACACGCCCAAGGCCTATATGGCGGAGACCAACGCCGACGGCGGCGAGTTCGTGCTGATCATGGAGGACTTGGCGCCGGCCGAGCAGGGCGACCAGCTGGCGGGCGTGACCCTGGACCAGGCGCGGCTGGTGATCGGCGAGGCGGCCAAGCTGCACGCCAGCCACTGGGGCGACGACGGGCTGGACGAGTTGCCCTGGGTCTCGGGCTCGAAGGCCGCGCCGCCCAGCGCGGCGACGCCGGAACTGGTCCAGGCCATGTGGCAGGGGTTCAAGGCGCGCTATGACGCGCGGCTCCAGCCGCACTGGGTGGAGGTGGGCGAGATGCTGGCGGGCAGCTTCGGGGCGGTGGGCGCGCTGCACGATGGGCCGCGCTGCCTGACCCACAACGACTTCCGACCAGACAACATGATGTTCGGTACGGCGGCCGGCGGCTATCTGGTGACCACGCTGGACTGGCAGTCCTTCGCCTATGGGGCGGGTGCGACGGACGTGGCCTACTTCCTGGCCGGCGCCCTGCCGGCCGACGTGCGACGCGACCACGAGGACGAGCTGCTGCGGCTCTATCACGCCCGGCTGGCCGCGCTGGGGGTCCGGGACTACGCCTTCGCCGACCTGAAGCGGCACTATGGGAGCGGCGCCTTCCTGCTTTTCTTCACCGCCTTCTTCGCGGCCATGGTGGTGGAGCAGACCCCGCGCGGCGACGAGATGTTCATGCGCATGCTCGGCGGGGCGGCCGACCACATCCTCGACCACCGGGCGCTGGAGGGATTGGGGTGAGGCACCCTAGATGCTCCCCCTCTGGGGGAGCTGTCACCGTAGGTGACTGAGGGGGACTTTGACTCGCTTTCGTGGGCTTCAACCCCCTCCGTCTCGTCGCGAAGAGGCGACGAGCCACCTCCCCCAAATCGCGCTGCGCGCTGGGGGAGGATTGGAGGTCCCAAACAAGTTGGGCCGCGGCGGTGAGAGGTCCCGCCGCGGCCCGTTTGTCAGCTTCGGATCAGAAGGTGAAGCTGAGTTTCGAGTAGTAGTAGCCGCCGTTGATGCCGAAGGGCGAGAAGGTCGGGTACTTGGTGACGTAGGCGTTGCTGTTGTTGCGGAAATAGTCGTCCCGCAGCTGGGCGTTGACCATGTCCGGATAGGTGTTGAACAGGTTGTTGGCGCCGACCGCCAGCTTCACCGAGTCGGTGAACTTGTAGGAGACTTCCAGGTCGGTGATGAAGGTCGCGTCGATCTCGGTCTTGTAATAGACCGCCCCGGTCCGCGAACGCAGGTTGGACGAGGGGCCGTAGAGAGCCTCGCGCAGGTTCACGGTGAGCTTGTCCCACGTCCACAGGCCGCCCAGCACGAAGCGGTACTTGGGCGAGGAGTCCTCCAGGTCGGAGAGCGCGGCCGCGTCGAACAGCGAGGCGCCGGCGAGCTGGGCGGGCGGCGCGGCGATCTTGGTGACCTTGGTCTCGTTGTAGTTGGCGGTCAGCGACCAGTTGATGGCCCCGTAGTCCGCCAGGTCGGAGGTGTAGGTGACCACCAGTTCGGCGCCGCGGGTGCGGGTGTCCAGGCCGTTGGTGAAGATGGTGATCCCGGTCTGGGTGACGGTGGGATCCAGCACATTGCCGTTGGCCAGGATGGCGGCCAGGACCGCCGGGATGTTCTTGGCCCCGCCGGAGCCGAACAGCGAGCCGGAGCCGACGATGCGGTCCTCCACCTCGATCTGGTAGGCGTCGAAGGTGGCGGTGACGCCGGCGCCGGGATGGGCGACGAAGCCGATGCTGAAGTTGGTCGATTTCTCCGGGTCCAGCCCGTCGATCCCCACCAGCTTGGCGGCCGGCGAATTGGGCGGGAGCTGGACGAAGGCGGCGGTCGGCGAGACGTTGGTGGCCGAATAGAAGGACTCCGCCAGGGTGGGCGCGCGGAAGCCGGTGCTGGCCGTGCCGCGAAGGGCGAACATCTCGTTGAAGTCGTAGCGAGCGGTGGCCTTGACCACGGTGGTGTCGCCGAAGTCGCTGAAATGCTCGTAGCGGACGGCGCCGTCGAGCTTCAGCGCCTCGATCGGGGAGACCGCGAGGTTGGCGTAGACCGCCCAGTTCTCGCGCTCGTACGAGCCGGCGTCGGTGAGCGCGAAGCCGGGATAGGACTGGGAGCCTTCCTTGTAGCGCGAGGCCTCGTCGCCCGGCTTGATCTGGTACTTGTCCTTCCGGTACTCGCCGCCGAGGGCGACGTTGAGCGGCGTGGCCATCCCGACCTCGTACCCACGCGCCACGTCCAGGGTGGTGGTCCACTGGCTGGCCATGAAGTCGCCGGCGTGGAAGTCGGTGGGCGAGAAGCCCTTGGTCGTGAGCGTCGAGGTGTCGATGTAGAGCGAGCGGTTCAGCGAGTTGAGCACGTCGATGGCCGCCTCGTCGCGGCCGTAGGTGGTCGACAGATCCCAGTTCCAGTCGGCGACCTTGCCCTTGATCCCGAGGCTGGCGGCGTAGTCGGTCTCGCGGATCGCTTCCTTGGGGCTGAAGCCGAATGGACGGGCCACGGTCCCATCCTTGCCGACGATCAGGCCGGGGACGCGGTAGTTCTCATAGGCCGCGCCGTACTTCGTGCCGTAAGTGCCGAAGCTGTAGACCTCGGTGTCGGGGCCGATCTCGTAGCCGGAATTGTAGGAAAAGACGTTCAGTCGATACTCCGCGTCGCCGGTGATGCGGTTCATGTACGGGTAGTCCGGGTGGCCCGCGATCTGCGGGTAGCGCGACAGGCGCGAGCTGGAGGCGGTGTTGTAGGGGGTGTCGATGGTCCGCGGGTCGACGTCGCCGCGGAAGGTGTGATCGTGCCAACGGCTCTCGAGGGTCATGTTCAGATAGGCGCCCTCGATGGGCGAGAGGCCGATATTGGCGGTGATGTCGCCGGTCAGGCCGCCGCCGTCGAAATACTTGCCGCCCGAGATCACCACCGAACCGCCCTCGGTCTGGTCCTTCAGGATGATGTTGATGACCCCGGCGATGGCGTCGGTGCCGTACTGGGCCGCGGCCCCGTCCTGCAGCACCTCGATGTGGCTGACCGAGCCCAGGGGGATGAAGTTGAGGTCGGCGGTGGCGCCGCCCTGGAACGGACCGCCCAGGACCGCCAGGTTGGAGGTGCCGTGCCGGCGCTTGCCGTTGATCAGCACCAGGGCGTGGTTGGGGCTGAGGCCGCGGAGCTTGGCCGAAAGCGTCAGGTTGGCCGTGTCGCCGCCGAACGCCTGGGCGTTGAAGGACGGCACGTTCTGGGCGATGGCCTGGATGAGGTCGTTCTGGGCGACGCGGGCCAGGGCCGTCTCGTCCAGCACCTGGATCGGGGCCGGACTATCGACCGCCCGCAGGCCGGTCATGCGCGTGCCGGTGACGATGAGGACGTCGAGTTCGTCCGCCGCCTCGTCGGTCGTCTGCGCCACGGCGGCGCCGGCCATTCCACAAGCGAGCGCAAGCGCGCTGACCCCGGCAAATACAGATTTCATTTAGGACCCCTCTTGTTCTGTTGTCAGGCCCTTCGGAACGCTTCCTCCACCCGTAGTCGCGGGCACACAGGCCCGTCTTCTCTTTGCGAGGCGTCGCCATACGCTCTCGCTCTCCAGTATTTCGAAGTGCGACGCCCCCGCGTGACCGGCCGCACCGAGATATCGAATCTCGGCGTCTGCGCCCGCCGCGCCCTATGTGAGTAACAGGACCACGCCCCGGCCCATCGGTGTCAACGGTATTAGTGGTCAGGACTCCGCCATGCGCGGAAATCGGACAATCGACGAAGATCGTGTAGATTTTAGAAGCAAAGATGTTCGGAAACAGCTTGCGACAATCGGGAGTTGCACGATTTGGCAGGTGTATACTAAACTGACAGCAGTGTCAGTTTGTCAGATAATTGATCAGGTACGCTCGTTATTTGCACTGGAGGCGGCGTTCCTGTGCGGAATCCCGGCGCCTCGCTTGCCAAGGGCGGGCGAGCCGCCCGCTTCTGAGCCCGCCGCACGTCCAGCGGCGCGGGCAGTCAGCGGAGCGTGAAATGGGGATCAGCCGCCGGAGTTTCTTGCATCGGGTCGGCGCCACAGGAGGCTATGGCGCGGCCTATACGGCGATGATGGCCCTGGGCCTGCTGCCCACCGCCGCGGCCAGCCAGGTCCCGGTGATGGCGGCCGACCTGGGAGCGGGCAAGAGCGTGGTGATCCTCGGCGGCGGCATCGCCGGCCTGGTCAACGCCTATGAGCTGGAGCGGGCGGGGTTCGCGGTGACGCTGCTGGAGGCGCGCGACCGCCTGGGCGGCCGCAACTGGACCCTGCGCAACGGCTCGAAGATCGAGATGGTGGGCGAGCCCGACCAGACGGTGAGCTTCTCCGAGGGCGTCTACATGAACGCCGGCCCCGCCCGTCTGCCCAGCCACCACGAGGGGGTGCTGGGCTACTGCCGCAAGCTGGGCGTCGAACTGGAGGTCGAGGTCAATTCGAGCCGCAGCGCCTATTTCTGGCCCCAGGGCTCCGACGCCAAGCCGATCCGCATGCGTCAGGGGGTGAACGACACCCGCGGCCACATCGCCGAACTGCTGGCCAAGGCGGTCAGCAAGGGCGCGCTGGACCAGGAGCTGAGCCTCGCCGACAAGGAAAAGCTGCTACCGTTCCTGAAGACCTATGGCGACCTGGACGAGGGAATGACCTTCAAGGGAACCGAGCGCTCGGGCTTCGTGCAGGTCCCAGGCGCCGACGCCCAGTACGGCACGCACGGCGCGCCCCTGCCGCTGTCGGACCTGCTGTCCAACGAGCAGCTCCGCTCGACGCTGTTCGAGGACCAGATCTACATGCAGGCCACCATGTTCCAGCCGGTGGGGGGCATGGACCAGATCGCCGTCGGGTTCGAGCGGGCGATCAAGAGCCCGGTGATCAAGAACGCCGAGGTGCTGGAGATCCGCGACACGCGTGGCGGGGTGGCGGTGGCCTATCGCGACCGGTTGAGCGGGACGCGGCAGGTGGTGTCGGCCGACTTCGCCATCGTCACCATCCCGCTGAACGTGCTGGCCAGGATCGACACCAATTTCGCGCCCGACATCAAGGCGGCGATCGCCAGCGTGCCCGGCGACTATTCCAACAAGATCGGCTTCGAGGCCCCCCGGTTCTGGGAGAAGGAGCAGATCTACGGCGGCATCTCCTTCGTTGGCGGGGAGACCAACCTGGTCTGGTATCCGTCCAACGGCCTGCATACCGAGCGCGGCATGCTGCTGGCCTGCTACGGCTCGGGTCCCCGAGCCAAGGCCTTCGCCACCAAGCCGCTGAGCGACCAGATCGCCGTGGCCAAGGGCGTGATCGCCGGGCTGCATCCCGGCCACGAGGCGGAGCTGGAGAAACCGGTGGTGGTCAACTGGAGCAAGATACCGTTCAATCTGGGACCGTGGCCGGCATATGGCGGCCGCGGGGGGCAGGAGGGGCGTAACGAAGACCCCGCCTATGTCCTCCTCAACAAGGAGCCCAAGGGCCGCGTCTATTTTTCCGGCGCCCATCTCAGCCAGATGCCTGGCTGGCAGGAGGGCGCCGTGCTTTCCGCCCACCGGACCATCGGCTTCATCGCCAACCGGGTGGGACAAAGCATAGCCGTGACGCCCAAGTCCAAGACGCCCGCCGCGGCCGCGGCCTGACCCATCGACCGGAGACATCCATGCGCAAGACCTTCATCCCGGCCCTGATCGCCGGCCTCGCCCTGGCGGGCCTCGCCGCCCCGGCCCTGGCGCAGAACACCCACATCGGGGCGCCGACCTCGGCGATCTCCTCGGCCGTGCTGGTCCCGGCCGGTTCCGAGACCCTCTATGTCAGCGGCATCACCCCGCCGGTGCTCAACGAGGGCGCGCCCGCCGGCACGCCGCCGGAGTTCGGCGACACCAAGACCCAGGTGGCCGGCATCCTGAAGCGCATCGACGGCATCCTGAAGGCCCAGGGCTACTCGTTCGGCGACGTGGTGATGATGCGGGTGTTCCTGGTCGGCGACCCGGCCAAGGGCGGCAAGATGGATTTCGCGGGGATGATGGAATCCTACAAGGAGTCCTTCGGCACGGCGACCCAGCCGAACAGGCCGGCGCGGATCACCATGCAGATCTCCGGCCTGGTGGCGCCGGGCATGCTGGCCGAGATCGAGGTCCAGGCGGCGCGCGCGAAGAAGTAGGCCGCGAGCGCCTGAGCGGGGCGGTCCGGTCCGGGGGGGCGGGGCCGCCCTTTCGATTCGGAAGGGCGAGCGACCCTGTCTAAAGCTCCAGCACCGATGGGGGCTTGGCCGGGGGCTTCGGGCGGGCGGGGGCGCGGCGGACCAGGCGGGCGACGCGGGCCAGGACCTGGTCGTCGTTGAACGGCTTGGAGAGGAAGTCGCGGGCGCCCAGCCTGATGGCGGTCTGCACGTCGTCGGCCTGGTTGCGGGCGGTCAGAACCATGACCGGCACGCGGAGAATCTGGCCGTTTTCCCTCATCTTGCGCAGCACGTCGAAGCCATCGAGGCGGGGCATGTTGATGTCGAGGATCATGGCGTTGGGCCGCACCTCGTTGAGCCGGGCCAAGCCCTCGTAGCCGTCCCGAGCGTAGAAGGTCTGGTAACCGGCGAGCTGCAGACGGGTGGTGATCAGCTCCAGCACCATGGGCTCGTCCTCGACCACCAGGATGCGGTGGCGCGAGGGGTCAGGCGACCCTTGCATCGGCGACCTCCAGGTCTTCGTGGTCCCAGTGGACGGCGCGGGCGACGGCCGCCACTAGGGCGCCGGCCTCCAGCGGTTTGGACACCACATCGTCGAAGCCATGGGCCGCGAAATGCTCCAGGCCGGCGTCGGCGGAGAAGGCGAGGATCGGCACGTCCTGATTGGGACCCGGCTCCTCGCGGATGCGCGCCAGGGTGGCCGGACCGTCGAGGCCGGGCATGCGGATATCCAGCAGGATGACGTCGTAGGGCAGGGCCTGGGCCGCCTCGACGGCGGCGAGGCCGTCGGCCGCCTCAGACACCTCGGCGCCCATCTGTCCGAGGATCGCGCGGGCGAGTTCGCGGTTCATCGGATTGTCGTCGACGACCAGGACCCGCACCCCGTCGAGCGATGTCGCGGCGGCGGTGTCACGGTCCGGCCGTCCGACGGCCGCCGCGCGCGGGGCGTGGAGGCTGAAGAAGAAGCACGATCCCTCTCCCGGGATGGAGCTGACGCCGATTTCGCCGCCCATGGCCTCGACCAGACCCTTGCAGATCGCCAGGCCAAGGCCGGTGCCGCCGTGGCGGCGGGTCGAGGAGGCGTCGACCTGGGAAAAGCGCTGGAAGAGCTTGTGCTGCTCGGCGTCGCCTAGGCCCGGCCCGGTGTCCTCGATGCGGACCGAGAGCTGCTGGGCGTCGTCGTCGTAGGCGGCGGCCAGCCGCACGCCGCCGGTCTCGGTGAATTTGACGGCGTTGCCGATCAGGTTCAGCAGGACCTGGCGCAAGCGGTCGGGGTCGATCTGAACGCAGTCGGGCAGGTTGCCTTCCGCGAACCGCAGCGCAAGGCCCTTGGCGTCGGCCTGGGGCGAGAACAGCAGCAGGGATTGGCGAAGCACCTCGGCCGGATCCACGGGACGCGAAGCGATCTCGACCTGCCCGGCCTCCAGCTTGGAGAAGTCGAGGATGTCGTTGACGATGGAGAGCAGGGCCTGGCTCGCGCCGGCGATCCGCTGAACGTGCGTGGCGGCGGCGGCCTCGAGGTCGTCGCGGCTGGAAAGAAGCTTGGTGAAGCCAAGGATGGCGGTGAGCGGCGTCCGGATCTCGTGGCTCATATTGGCCATGAAGTCGGACTTCGCCGCGGCCCCGGCCTCGGCGGCGTCGCGGGCGGCGCGCAGTTCGGCGTCCTGGAGCACGCGGGCGCTGACGTC
This genomic stretch from Phenylobacterium sp. LH3H17 harbors:
- a CDS encoding response regulator transcription factor, which encodes MQGSPDPSRHRILVVEDEPMVLELITTRLQLAGYQTFYARDGYEGLARLNEVRPNAMILDINMPRLDGFDVLRKMRENGQILRVPVMVLTARNQADDVQTAIRLGARDFLSKPFNDDQVLARVARLVRRAPARPKPPAKPPSVLEL
- a CDS encoding TonB-dependent siderophore receptor — encoded protein: MKSVFAGVSALALACGMAGAAVAQTTDEAADELDVLIVTGTRMTGLRAVDSPAPIQVLDETALARVAQNDLIQAIAQNVPSFNAQAFGGDTANLTLSAKLRGLSPNHALVLINGKRRHGTSNLAVLGGPFQGGATADLNFIPLGSVSHIEVLQDGAAAQYGTDAIAGVINIILKDQTEGGSVVISGGKYFDGGGLTGDITANIGLSPIEGAYLNMTLESRWHDHTFRGDVDPRTIDTPYNTASSSRLSRYPQIAGHPDYPYMNRITGDAEYRLNVFSYNSGYEIGPDTEVYSFGTYGTKYGAAYENYRVPGLIVGKDGTVARPFGFSPKEAIRETDYAASLGIKGKVADWNWDLSTTYGRDEAAIDVLNSLNRSLYIDTSTLTTKGFSPTDFHAGDFMASQWTTTLDVARGYEVGMATPLNVALGGEYRKDKYQIKPGDEASRYKEGSQSYPGFALTDAGSYERENWAVYANLAVSPIEALKLDGAVRYEHFSDFGDTTVVKATARYDFNEMFALRGTASTGFRAPTLAESFYSATNVSPTAAFVQLPPNSPAAKLVGIDGLDPEKSTNFSIGFVAHPGAGVTATFDAYQIEVEDRIVGSGSLFGSGGAKNIPAVLAAILANGNVLDPTVTQTGITIFTNGLDTRTRGAELVVTYTSDLADYGAINWSLTANYNETKVTKIAAPPAQLAGASLFDAAALSDLEDSSPKYRFVLGGLWTWDKLTVNLREALYGPSSNLRSRTGAVYYKTEIDATFITDLEVSYKFTDSVKLAVGANNLFNTYPDMVNAQLRDDYFRNNSNAYVTKYPTFSPFGINGGYYYSKLSFTF
- a CDS encoding RidA family protein, with translation MRKTFIPALIAGLALAGLAAPALAQNTHIGAPTSAISSAVLVPAGSETLYVSGITPPVLNEGAPAGTPPEFGDTKTQVAGILKRIDGILKAQGYSFGDVVMMRVFLVGDPAKGGKMDFAGMMESYKESFGTATQPNRPARITMQISGLVAPGMLAEIEVQAARAKK
- a CDS encoding nuclear transport factor 2 family protein produces the protein MDIELFNARWLAAWTAKDVPGLVEFYAADCVYKDPQTADGLVGRDALGGYLTGLFGATPAMTYTPDEVWPIPGGFCGRWYCDIEGGARLRGFDLVILRDGLIALNEVYTHTVSA
- a CDS encoding FAD-dependent oxidoreductase, which codes for MHRVGATGGYGAAYTAMMALGLLPTAAASQVPVMAADLGAGKSVVILGGGIAGLVNAYELERAGFAVTLLEARDRLGGRNWTLRNGSKIEMVGEPDQTVSFSEGVYMNAGPARLPSHHEGVLGYCRKLGVELEVEVNSSRSAYFWPQGSDAKPIRMRQGVNDTRGHIAELLAKAVSKGALDQELSLADKEKLLPFLKTYGDLDEGMTFKGTERSGFVQVPGADAQYGTHGAPLPLSDLLSNEQLRSTLFEDQIYMQATMFQPVGGMDQIAVGFERAIKSPVIKNAEVLEIRDTRGGVAVAYRDRLSGTRQVVSADFAIVTIPLNVLARIDTNFAPDIKAAIASVPGDYSNKIGFEAPRFWEKEQIYGGISFVGGETNLVWYPSNGLHTERGMLLACYGSGPRAKAFATKPLSDQIAVAKGVIAGLHPGHEAELEKPVVVNWSKIPFNLGPWPAYGGRGGQEGRNEDPAYVLLNKEPKGRVYFSGAHLSQMPGWQEGAVLSAHRTIGFIANRVGQSIAVTPKSKTPAAAAA
- a CDS encoding NAD(P)/FAD-dependent oxidoreductase — translated: MRAFDLVIVGGGIGGSALALTMARVGRSVLLLEQTEVYEDKVRGEWIAPWGVDEVKRLGIYDLLVGAGGHHITHHVTYDETRDPVAAEAEPLPLSIFREGVPGPLCLGHPHHCQTLFDAAGAAGAETRRGVRVIEVTTGEAPRVAFEQDGTREDVSARLIVGADGRTSQVREAAGIVLHQDKPHHWFAGLLIEGADGWRPEMQAIGTEGEFGFLAFPQGGGKVRVYGGYPLDQAQRFKGPGGPRRFLDAFAMTCSPENRHLVAGRPAGPLYSYFNADAWTDAPYAEGVVLVGDAAGWNDPILGLGLSITYRDVRIVSDILKAGDDWSPAAFASYGEERAERMRRLRFTASLQATIDMEFGETAAARRLSLFERAAADPSLKLHAVAVMAGPEAVPAEMFTPEHRARVLGEA
- a CDS encoding ecdysteroid 22-kinase family protein; this translates as MSVPDIRRPGEIDAAWMTAMLQQAGIDAVVRGLTSKGVGTGQIGDSVRFVLDYERGGEEAPRSVVGKFPAADDTSRATGIMLGNYLREVNFYRTLAAKALIHTPKAYMAETNADGGEFVLIMEDLAPAEQGDQLAGVTLDQARLVIGEAAKLHASHWGDDGLDELPWVSGSKAAPPSAATPELVQAMWQGFKARYDARLQPHWVEVGEMLAGSFGAVGALHDGPRCLTHNDFRPDNMMFGTAAGGYLVTTLDWQSFAYGAGATDVAYFLAGALPADVRRDHEDELLRLYHARLAALGVRDYAFADLKRHYGSGAFLLFFTAFFAAMVVEQTPRGDEMFMRMLGGAADHILDHRALEGLG